A window of Companilactobacillus allii genomic DNA:
TAAAATGATGACTCGTCAAGTTGAATCTGCTCAAAAACGTGTTGAAGGTAATAACTACGATACACGTAAGAACACTCTACAATATGATGATGTTATGCGTGAACAACGTGAGGTTATCTATAAAGAGAGAATGGAAGTAATTACTGAAGAAAAAGATCTTGATCGTGTTCTTCTTCCAATGATTGAACGTACTATCAAAGCTACTGTTGATGTACATACACAAGGAAAAGAAGAAGATTGGGACCTTGCCGCTATTGCTGATTTTGCAACTTCAGCATTAGTTAGCGATAAGAACTTCAGTGTTGTTGACCTTCAACTTAAGACTTCAGAAGAAATTGTTAAGTATTTGATGGACTTTGTTAATAAAAACTACGAAGACAAGAAAAAACAACTTGGAGATCCTTCTCAAATGTTAGAGTTTGAAAAGGTTGTTATCCTTAGAGTTGTTGATGAGCACTGGACTGATCATATCGATGCAATGGATCAATTGCGTCAATCAATTGGTCTACGTGGTTATGGACAATTAAATCCACTTGTTGAATATCAAGAAGAAGGATATCGCATGTTTGAAGAAATGGTTTCAGATATTGAATATGATGTAACAAGATTATTCATGAAGGCCGAAATTAGACAAAATATGGAAAGATAAATCGGCAGGCCGCTTGGCCTGCCCTTTTTTATAGGAGTGAGATTATGGAATTTGGTGAAATAAAGACCAGAATAAGTAATATTGAAAGCAAAATAAGTCAATTCAGGGGGTCTCTTTGACTTAGACGGTCTGGAAGAAGCAATTGCCGAAAATGAGGCGAAAATGGGTGACAATGACTTTTGGAATGATCATGAAAAAGCCCAAAAAGTCATTGATGCCAATAATGATTTAAAAGAAAAGTATGATAATTTCAAACAACTTGATGAAAGCTTTGAGAATTTACAGGTTTTGGCAGAACTTTATCAAGATGATCCTGAAGAGGAATTAATCGTACAACTTGAAAATGATACGACAACTCTTGAAAAACAAATGCAATCTTATGAATTGACAATGTTGCTTTCTCAACCTTATGATTCTAATAATGCAATCCTTGAGATTCATCCCGGTGCTGGTGGTACAGAATCCCAAGATTGGGGAGCAATGTTATTGCGTATGTACCAAAGATGGTCTGATCAACATGGATTTTCTGTTGAAATTGAAGACTATCAACCAGGGGATGAAGCTGGAATCAAAAGTGTATCCATAATGATCAGTGGTAAGAATGCATACGGACTTTTACGTTCTGAGCGTGGAGTTCACAGATTGGTTAGAATTTCACCTTTTGATTCTGCGGGACGTCGACATACTTCGTTTGCCTCTGTAGACGTTATGCCAGAACTTGATGATTCGATTGAAGTGGAGATTAACGATGATGATTTACGTGTTGATGTTTTCCGCTCGTCAGGTGCTGGTGGACAGCATATCAATAAGACCTCATCAGCGGTAAGAATTACACATTTACCAACTGGTATAGTTGTTAGTTCACAGGCACAAAGGTCTCAACTTCAAAATAGACAAACAGCAATGAGTATGTTGAAAGCTAAGTTATATCAACGAGAACAAGAAGAACAAGCAAAGAAAAATGCCGAAATCAAAGGTGAACAAATGGATATTGGCTGGGGTTCGCAAATCAGATCGTATGTATTCCATCCATATACAATGGTAAAAGATCATCGTTCAAACTATGAATCTGGTAACGGACAAGCCGTTATGGATGGAGATTTGGATCCGTTTATTTATGCCTACTTGCAATGGAAGCTTCAAGAGGAGAATCCAGATTAATATGCAAAAAAGAATTTTGATTGTAGATGATGAGCCATCAATTCTAGAATTGATTGAGTACAATTTAACGTCCAAAGGATATGATACAGACGTCGCCGACAACGGAGAAGATGCTCTAAATAAAATCCTAATGGAAAAGTTTGACTTAGTCTTGCTTGATCAAATGCTTCCTAAACTAAGTGGTATTGAGATCCTTAAAAAGATTCGTTCCGTGGGAAACTTGACTCCAGTAATATTTTTGACGGCGGTAGATGCTGAAGAAAATAAAATTGAGGGCCTTGTCAGTGGGGCTGATGATTATATTACAAAACCGTTTAGTATTAAGGAACTTTTGGCGAGGATAGAAGTAGTTTTACGTCGGACTGCAAGTTCTGAAAAAACAAAATTTGCTTTAAATAAAGCCGCAAAGAGTTTAACCATTAATGGAATTGAAATAACTTTGACACGTAAAGAGTATCAATTATTAGAGTTCTTATTGGATAACAAGGGAATTGTGGTTTCGCGGGATCAGATCTTTGATAATGTGTGGGGATTGAACTCAAACTCACAATTAAGGATGGTCGATATTCAAATCAGTCATCTTCGTGATAAAATTGAAAAGGATACTAAAGATCCGCAAATAATAAAAACCGTACACGGATTCGGTTACGTCTTAGAGGTGTGATATGAGGAAAAAATTAGGGCCATTAATTGCAATCGCTATTACTGTAATAATCTTTATCGTACTGTCGGTATTTGCCGATAATATCTTGTCTCATTCTCAAAATGAAATGTTTGCGGATGAAACTGTGTCTTATCGAGAGCTCAAAAAGAATCATTCACAGTCCCAAGCAGCCAAATATGCCAATTTGTCATATATTGATACTACAAAACGTGATACTTCCTTGGAAAAAGGTGCATATGATTTGATTCATCGTGGACACTTAACTCCTGGACAAAATTATGTGACAAAAGATACCTTTGGAACTAGAACAATGTATTACATGCATGGATCTAGTAAGTATGTTGTTGCAAAGAAATATAAGAGACTTTGGAATCAAGATACGTTCTCATTTTTGATGGTTGCATTCATTTACTTTATTGTGACTGACTTTATGATTCTATTCTTTTACCGTAAGCGTCAGATTCTTAGCAAGGATATCAAGAGTGTTACTGAGAATTTGAAGCGGGTTAGAAAAAACAAAGAAATGGCATCACTGATTCTTTCACCAGATGATGAGTTATATGAGTTGGTTGAACAAACTAATGATATTAGTATGGATATTAATGAATTGCGTGATAATGCTAGATTACGTGAAAGACGATTCAAGGGTTTGATAGGACATTTGCCAATTGGCGTTATGCTGTTGAACTCACAAGGTGAAGTCTTGATGCAC
This region includes:
- the prfB gene encoding peptide chain release factor 2 (programmed frameshift), whose protein sequence is MEFGEIKTRISNIESKIVNSGGLFDLDGLEEAIAENEAKMGDNDFWNDHEKAQKVIDANNDLKEKYDNFKQLDESFENLQVLAELYQDDPEEELIVQLENDTTTLEKQMQSYELTMLLSQPYDSNNAILEIHPGAGGTESQDWGAMLLRMYQRWSDQHGFSVEIEDYQPGDEAGIKSVSIMISGKNAYGLLRSERGVHRLVRISPFDSAGRRHTSFASVDVMPELDDSIEVEINDDDLRVDVFRSSGAGGQHINKTSSAVRITHLPTGIVVSSQAQRSQLQNRQTAMSMLKAKLYQREQEEQAKKNAEIKGEQMDIGWGSQIRSYVFHPYTMVKDHRSNYESGNGQAVMDGDLDPFIYAYLQWKLQEENPD
- a CDS encoding response regulator transcription factor — protein: MQKRILIVDDEPSILELIEYNLTSKGYDTDVADNGEDALNKILMEKFDLVLLDQMLPKLSGIEILKKIRSVGNLTPVIFLTAVDAEENKIEGLVSGADDYITKPFSIKELLARIEVVLRRTASSEKTKFALNKAAKSLTINGIEITLTRKEYQLLEFLLDNKGIVVSRDQIFDNVWGLNSNSQLRMVDIQISHLRDKIEKDTKDPQIIKTVHGFGYVLEV